From Candidatus Zymogenus saltonus, the proteins below share one genomic window:
- a CDS encoding flavodoxin family protein, producing the protein MGNDRVLALNSSPNMANGNTARILNPFIDGMKDAGAEVELFYLKKMKIGPCLGCLKCWTKTPGECIIRDDMDELFPKIKDADILVFATPLYWDGVSGLMKMFMDRMTPLGEPFIEVIDGRSRHPVREGYAHGKLVLVSTCGFFEEINFEPMLIHMKAVAHNLRREFAGALLRPNAMSIKPAEHFNISLDDIFEAAETAGRELIRDGKMSDETVTKVGREFISLEQFAENANTYFGKLYKKLGQKHTMEE; encoded by the coding sequence ATGGGAAATGACAGAGTACTTGCCTTGAATTCGAGTCCGAACATGGCGAACGGAAACACCGCCCGCATCTTGAATCCGTTCATAGACGGCATGAAGGATGCCGGGGCCGAGGTGGAGCTGTTCTACCTGAAGAAGATGAAGATAGGGCCATGCCTGGGCTGCCTGAAGTGTTGGACGAAGACGCCGGGCGAGTGCATAATAAGAGACGATATGGACGAGCTGTTTCCGAAGATAAAGGATGCGGATATACTGGTATTTGCGACTCCCCTCTACTGGGACGGCGTCTCCGGCCTCATGAAGATGTTCATGGACAGGATGACGCCCCTGGGAGAGCCGTTCATAGAGGTAATAGACGGTCGATCGAGACACCCGGTAAGAGAGGGTTATGCCCACGGGAAGCTGGTGCTCGTCTCCACGTGCGGCTTCTTCGAGGAGATAAACTTCGAGCCGATGCTTATCCACATGAAGGCCGTGGCGCATAACCTCAGGAGGGAGTTCGCCGGGGCGCTCCTTCGCCCCAACGCCATGTCGATAAAGCCCGCAGAGCACTTCAACATTTCACTGGACGATATATTCGAGGCGGCGGAAACGGCGGGAAGGGAGCTGATCAGGGACGGCAAGATGTCCGACGAGACGGTCACCAAGGTGGGGCGGGAGTTCATCTCCCTTGAGCAGTTCGCCGAAAACGCCAACACCTACTTTGGGAAGCTGTACAAGAAGCTCGGCCAGAAACATACGATGGAGGAGTGA